Below is a window of Shewanella khirikhana DNA.
GGCTTTTTGCTCAAAGATGCCCCCATCGAAGAGCTGCTCGATGCCATCGATAAGGTGATGGCAGGTCGCAAGGTGATAGACCCTGAGCTGGCCATGATGGCACTCGGGGACAAGGACCCGCTCACCGACAAGGAGCGGCGGGCGTTAAGGCTGGCCCAGGAAGGCAAAAGCACCGCCGAAATCGCTGCCAGCCTTTTTATTGCCGAAGGCACGGCACGCAACTACCTGTCAGAAGCCATCAACAAGCTCGGCGCGGCCAATCGGGTCGATGCGGCCCGCATCGCTGCTCAGAAGGGTTGGCTCTAAGTTGCTCCGAAAAGATTCTCTGTTAGTATATGTATAAATTCACAGTAATCCGGTGCCAAGGCATTGCAAAGACTGGATCTTGTTCCCGTAACCGAACTCAAGGGCGTGGCCGCCCGGGTGGCAGAAAAACTCAGTAAACTGGGGGTTAATACCGTCCAGGATTTACTGTTTCATCTGCCGCTGCGTTACGAAGACAGAACCCGCATCTATGCCATCAATGAGCTGATCCCAGGCACCACGGCCACCATCGAAGCCGAAGTCATTTCCAGCCAAATCGTCAATGGTCGCAAGCGCATGCTCACCTGTAATGTGCGCGATGCCAGCGGTGGCCTGACCTTACGTTTTTTCAACTTTTCCATGGCGCAAAAGAACGGCTTGCAGCCGGGAATGATGATCCGTGCCTTTGGGGAAATCCGCACCGGTAAGCATCAGCTGGAAATTATCCATCCGGAATACAAGCTTACCGCACCTGGCGAGTCGCCGAGCCTGGCCGACACCCTGACCCCCATCTACCCAACCACCGAAGGCCTGAAGCAAGCCAGTTGGATAAGGCTCACCGAACAGGCGCTGGAGCAATTGGAAGAAGGCGGTCTGCCGGAGCTGCTGCCCGAGTCGTTGCAGCCCAACCGTTTGAGCCTGGCCGATGCCGTGCGCACCCTGCATAGGCCTCCGGCGGATGCCGAACTGTGGCAGTTGGAGCAAGGCCAGCACCCGGCGCAGCAGCGACTGGTGCAGGAAGAACTGCTGGCCCACAACTTAAGCATGCTGAAGATCCGCGAGCGCAGCAATCAGGACGCCGCCGAGCCACTCGCCGCTACGGGTCAGCTTATCCCCCGCTTTCTTGAGAGCCTGCCATTTGCGCCAACCAATGCCCAGTCACGGGTAGTTGCTGAGATCCATGCCGACATGGCCAAAGCCACTCCCATGATGCGGCTGGTGCAGGGTGACGTGGGCTCGGGCAAAACCCTGGTCGCAGCGCTGTCGGCGCTGGCGGCCATCGAAAATGGCTGTCAGGTCGCCCTGATGGCACCCACAGAACTCCTGGCCGAGCAACACGCCGCCAACTTTGCCCGCTGGTTTGAGCCGCTGGGGCTTAAAGTTGGTTGGCTGGCCGGTAAGCTTAAAGGCAAGGCTCGCGCTCAAACGCTGGAAGATATCGCCTCAGGGGCGGCGCAGATGATAGTGGGCACTCACGCCATTTTTCAGGAGCAGGTGAGTTTTTCCCGACTCGCCCTGACCATCATCGACGAGCAGCACCGTTTTGGCGTACACCAGCGCCTTGGGCTGCGCGAAAAAGGTATTCAGCAGGGCTTTTTCCCCCATCAGCTGATCATGACCGCCACCCCCATCCCCCGCACATTGGCGATGACCGCCTATGCGGATCTCGACACCTCGATTATTGATGAGCTGCCGCCGGGGCGAACCCCCATCACCACGGTTGCCATTCCCGACACCCGCCGCATGGATGTGATTGAACGGGTGCGTCAGGCCGCCTTGCAGGATAAGCGTCAGGCCTACTGGGTATGCACCCTGATTGAAGAGTCGGAAGTACTCGAATGTCAGGCCGCCGAAGACACCGCCGAGGGCCTGAAAGAGGCCCTGCCCGAGCTTGGCATTGGGCTGGTGCATGGCCGTATGAAGGGCGCCGAAAAGCAGGCCATCATGGCCGACTTCAAAGCAGGCAAACTCGATTTACTGGTTGCCACCACGGTTATCGAAGTGGGCGTGGATGTGCCCAACGCCAGTTTGATGATCATCGAAAACCCCGAGCGGCTGGGGCTTGCCCAGCTGCATCAGCTGCGGGGCCGGGTTGGCCGCGGCGCGGTGGCCAGCCACTGCGTGCTGCTGTACAAGGCGCCGCTCAGCTTTACCGCCCAGGCGCGTCTCGGGGTGCTGCGGGAAAGTAACGACGGCTTTGTGATTGCCCAAAAAGATCTGGAGCTTCGTGGTCCCGGCGAAGTGCTGGGTACCCGTCAGACGGGGCTTGCGCAAATGAAAGTGGCCGATTTGGTGCGGGATCAGGCACTTATTCCCCACATCCAGAAACTGGCACGTCATCTGATGAGCCAGGCCCCCGACAATGTGGATGCCATAATCGAGCGCTGGCTTGGCGGCCGCGAACAATACGTACAGGCTTAGTCGTCTGCATTAAATATTGTTTTTGTTCAGCCTTCGGCTATGGACATCGACCGGCGAACTGGGACAATGGGTGTTTTACGGGCAGCAGCACAAGGAGCCAAGATGCAAGTCAATCCCGAAGACAGAATCACCCCGCAGGAAGAAACCTCCCAGCGCAGCAACCGTCTGTCGGCCCTGCTGATCCTGGCCCTGATTGCCATTGCCGCTGGCTTGTGGATGTATTTCACCCGCGCGCCCGAACCGGCTCCGGTGGTGGAAGTGCCCGTGGAGACGCCCGAGCCCGTCACTTTGCCCGCCCAGCCAGCCGAGCCTCAGGAGATAGTCCCCGAGCCGGAAGTCCTGCCCGAACCTGCCACCACAGCGCCAGCCCAGCCTGAGCCTGAAATCGTGGTCGAGCCCATTCCTGAGCTTGCAGACAGCGACGCCTTTGCCACAAAAAAAGCTGTCGACCTTGGCAAGGGCCTGCCTATAGAGCCACTGCTGGCACAGCAGGATTTGGTACGCCAGTTTGTGGTCTTTATGGATAACCTGGCCGAAGGCCAACTGGCCCGCAAACAAAGCCCTGTTAAGGGGCCAGACGCCAAATTCAGCGTCAGCGAAATCACCGCCAAGACCTATCTGAATCCCGACAGCTACAAGCGCTACGACCTGTACGCCAACTACATCGCCAACATGGATGAACAAAAGCTGCTGGAAACCTACGCCCAAATGAGCCCTATGCTGGAGCAGGCGTTCGATGAGCTGGGCTATGACGATATGAGCTTCAAGGAGCGCAGTATCAAGGCCATCGATCAGATGTTGGCGGCGCCCATCATCGAAGCGCCCATCGAGCTGGTAACCTTCAGCGTTAACTACAAGTTTGCCGATCCCAAGCTCGAAGCGCTGCCGCCGGCACAGAAACTGATGATCCGCATGGGCCCGACAAACAGCCGCAAAGTGAAAGCCGCGCTGAAAAAACTGCGGCCATTGTTGCAATAACGCCACCGATTTTAACAGTGTGCCCCCGGATGCCATGCGGTCTCCGGGGGCTTCTGTTATCAAGGTGTTTTGATATAGAATAATCAGTCCAAAAAATGACGGACGGAAAGGCAAACCGCCGCCTGAGAACAAGCCACAACAATACCTGCCCGATGCGGCTAAAGTGATGGATAACTTACGACGCCTGGCTACAGCGTCAGAGGCAATGCAGTGCAATTAACTTTCAGCGTGATGGCGTGGGGCGGATGGTCCCCGGCTTATCAAGACAGGGAAAGCTGGGCCGATTGGCAAAAAACACTCTCTGAACCAAACAGTACTGTGACGCCGGCGCTGCCTCAGGTGCCGGCGATGCAGCGTCGTCGCTTCAGCCGTTTAAGCCGCATGATGCTCGATGTGGCCTTCCAGTGCGAACCCGCCTCCCAATGCCGCAGCGTATTTGCCTCACGCCACGGCGAGCTCAATCGCACCATAGACCTGCTCCACAGCGTCATCATCCGTGAGCCGTTATCTCCCATGGGTTTCAGCCAGTCGGTGCACAATACCGCCAGCGGCCTGTTTGGCATTCTCAGCGAAAACCGCGCCGCCTCGACTTCAGTCGCCGCCGGCACCGAGAGCCTGTCGCAGGCGATGGTGGAAGCCTATGCCCAGCTGTGTGAAGACCCAAGCCCGCTGCTGCTGGTATTTGGTGATGATCCTGTGCCGCCCGTCTATAACGACTACACCGAAGAATTTGAACTGCCACTGGCGCTGGGCATGGTGCTGGCGCCAGTGTCTTGCGGCAAGCCGCAACTAACCTTGTCCAAAGGAGCCGAGCTCGAACCCATGAGCTACGGCCAACTGCTGGCAAGCCTTGCCAAAGGCGAAAACTGTCAGGGCCACCTTTCCGGTTTCGACTGGAGCCTGAGTCATGACTGAGCACACCCAGAAGCTTGCGCGCCGCTCGCCCTGTCAGCACCGACTGACCGGGCTTGCCTATGTGCCGCGCTGGCTGGGTGGCATGCTGTGCTACATCTGTTTTGGCCTCGGCGGCCTGTTAAGCTCGCTGACCATCTTACCGCTGCTGAAATACTGGCCCGGCAAACCCGAGGTTCGCATCAAGCGGGTACAAAAAGCCGTGCACCTGATGTTTCGCGGTTTTGTGCACATGTTGTCGGCGGCG
It encodes the following:
- a CDS encoding response regulator transcription factor is translated as MNILLAEDQTMVRSALAALLKLEGDAEVTEACDGQQALKLLKETSPALLLTDIEMPGHTGIELAEWVQANRPGLKVIIITTFGRAGYIRRALEAGVSGFLLKDAPIEELLDAIDKVMAGRKVIDPELAMMALGDKDPLTDKERRALRLAQEGKSTAEIAASLFIAEGTARNYLSEAINKLGAANRVDAARIAAQKGWL
- the recG gene encoding ATP-dependent DNA helicase RecG; amino-acid sequence: MQRLDLVPVTELKGVAARVAEKLSKLGVNTVQDLLFHLPLRYEDRTRIYAINELIPGTTATIEAEVISSQIVNGRKRMLTCNVRDASGGLTLRFFNFSMAQKNGLQPGMMIRAFGEIRTGKHQLEIIHPEYKLTAPGESPSLADTLTPIYPTTEGLKQASWIRLTEQALEQLEEGGLPELLPESLQPNRLSLADAVRTLHRPPADAELWQLEQGQHPAQQRLVQEELLAHNLSMLKIRERSNQDAAEPLAATGQLIPRFLESLPFAPTNAQSRVVAEIHADMAKATPMMRLVQGDVGSGKTLVAALSALAAIENGCQVALMAPTELLAEQHAANFARWFEPLGLKVGWLAGKLKGKARAQTLEDIASGAAQMIVGTHAIFQEQVSFSRLALTIIDEQHRFGVHQRLGLREKGIQQGFFPHQLIMTATPIPRTLAMTAYADLDTSIIDELPPGRTPITTVAIPDTRRMDVIERVRQAALQDKRQAYWVCTLIEESEVLECQAAEDTAEGLKEALPELGIGLVHGRMKGAEKQAIMADFKAGKLDLLVATTVIEVGVDVPNASLMIIENPERLGLAQLHQLRGRVGRGAVASHCVLLYKAPLSFTAQARLGVLRESNDGFVIAQKDLELRGPGEVLGTRQTGLAQMKVADLVRDQALIPHIQKLARHLMSQAPDNVDAIIERWLGGREQYVQA
- a CDS encoding DUF3014 domain-containing protein codes for the protein MQVNPEDRITPQEETSQRSNRLSALLILALIAIAAGLWMYFTRAPEPAPVVEVPVETPEPVTLPAQPAEPQEIVPEPEVLPEPATTAPAQPEPEIVVEPIPELADSDAFATKKAVDLGKGLPIEPLLAQQDLVRQFVVFMDNLAEGQLARKQSPVKGPDAKFSVSEITAKTYLNPDSYKRYDLYANYIANMDEQKLLETYAQMSPMLEQAFDELGYDDMSFKERSIKAIDQMLAAPIIEAPIELVTFSVNYKFADPKLEALPPAQKLMIRMGPTNSRKVKAALKKLRPLLQ
- a CDS encoding beta-ketoacyl synthase chain length factor, with product MQLTFSVMAWGGWSPAYQDRESWADWQKTLSEPNSTVTPALPQVPAMQRRRFSRLSRMMLDVAFQCEPASQCRSVFASRHGELNRTIDLLHSVIIREPLSPMGFSQSVHNTASGLFGILSENRAASTSVAAGTESLSQAMVEAYAQLCEDPSPLLLVFGDDPVPPVYNDYTEEFELPLALGMVLAPVSCGKPQLTLSKGAELEPMSYGQLLASLAKGENCQGHLSGFDWSLSHD